In Zobellia roscoffensis, the following are encoded in one genomic region:
- a CDS encoding HEAT repeat domain-containing protein, producing the protein MTINTKLVQFLTFSLVFSLLLSCESKPKKPKETPLVITEDSLTEVSRAKEIRESISPKVADGLELTLWASDSLAPDPIAMQIDDKGRVYLTRTNRQKNSEFDIRGHQDWMTPSISLQSVEDRREFLHETFAPEKSEENEWFPDLNEDGSHDWKDLTVEKDEIWMLEDSNNNGIADKSTRILEDFNDEITDVAGALLVRENDVFVGVGPDMWRMTDTNDDLILDEKTSLAHGFSVHIGFAAHGMSGAIEGPDGKIYWGIGDIGANLTTVDGQNLKYPNQGVIVRSNPDGSSFEVFARGLRNTHEFVFDAYGNIISSDNDGDHAGESERLVHLVDGSDSGWRSNWQYGKYTDPKNNGYKVWMDEKLFTPRWEGQAAYIVPPIKNFHNGPTGMTYNPGTALGKDWLNKFFLVEFVGNPDRSNIWSFDLTPKGASFDLKTDTSILSGVLPTGIQFGPDGAMYLADWITGWGTKNYGRVWKLDVSDSKNDLEKERQETKRLMTLNYKKQSTEELVKLLSYGDMRIRKKAQFQLVKNGSKGYKALKEVSANNESQFARIHAIWGIGQVADKEASKAEPLVALLADSDAEIISQAAKVLGDVKYTEAGSKLIPLLKHDNARVKFFAAQALGRFKIEVAVQPLLDMIVANNDEDVYLRHAAVLALSRIGNTESITTLAHNPNRSLRIAAVLVLRRLQDPAVAEFLNDEDEYIVTEAARAINDDWSIEAALPALANMLTVEKFNSEPLLRRAINAALRVGGDKELENLIAFAKDKNRSNILRGEALATIGTWAEPSVLDRVDGRFRGEIKRDPNVVKQKIEKDIPSFIEDTDTDILIGISNTLANLGIDSHNDALFAVMKKHKSAKVRSEMLKALGTLNFDKIETAMQYGMKDGDKDVRTTAISLMPKMDISKENLPGIVTPIFKKGSVREQQQLLSVLGELPIEKSGELLGSLIKQATAGRLNQSVILDLIEAVESTENKDLIAQLKPLKENGNSVEAFKETLVGGNFRDGRNVFNKNPTAQCTRCHAIGSAGGDVGPSLENIGNILSREQILEALIEPSARLAPGYGSVVLTLKDGSKVSGILEAETDEEITLKTGEAEPLDIHISRIEKRENMPSAMPPMGRMISKRELRNLIEYLASLKEG; encoded by the coding sequence ATGACAATCAATACCAAACTCGTTCAGTTTTTAACATTCTCACTCGTTTTTTCCCTTTTACTCTCTTGCGAATCAAAGCCTAAAAAACCAAAGGAAACTCCATTGGTTATAACTGAGGATTCACTTACGGAAGTAAGTAGAGCTAAAGAAATTCGCGAAAGCATAAGTCCAAAAGTCGCAGACGGACTAGAACTTACCCTCTGGGCTTCAGATTCCTTGGCACCTGACCCTATTGCCATGCAAATAGATGATAAAGGCAGGGTTTACCTTACACGTACCAATCGTCAGAAAAACTCGGAATTTGATATCCGCGGGCATCAAGATTGGATGACACCTTCAATTTCTCTTCAATCCGTAGAAGACCGCCGGGAATTTTTACATGAAACCTTTGCTCCGGAAAAGAGTGAAGAAAACGAATGGTTCCCTGACCTTAACGAAGATGGCAGCCATGATTGGAAAGACCTTACCGTAGAAAAAGATGAAATCTGGATGTTGGAAGACAGTAATAATAATGGTATTGCAGATAAATCTACCCGAATTCTTGAAGATTTTAATGACGAAATCACAGATGTTGCTGGTGCACTTTTAGTTCGTGAGAATGATGTATTTGTTGGCGTAGGCCCAGATATGTGGCGAATGACCGATACAAACGATGATTTAATTCTTGACGAAAAAACATCACTTGCACATGGTTTTTCCGTGCATATTGGTTTTGCAGCTCACGGAATGTCCGGTGCTATTGAAGGCCCTGATGGTAAGATATACTGGGGAATTGGAGATATTGGTGCTAACCTTACCACAGTAGATGGTCAGAATTTAAAGTATCCTAACCAAGGTGTTATTGTGCGTTCTAACCCTGACGGAAGTAGTTTTGAGGTATTTGCAAGAGGATTACGTAACACTCATGAATTTGTTTTTGATGCCTACGGTAATATTATTTCTTCTGATAACGATGGTGACCATGCTGGAGAAAGTGAAAGACTTGTGCACTTAGTAGATGGTTCCGATTCCGGATGGCGTTCCAACTGGCAGTATGGCAAATACACAGACCCAAAGAACAACGGATACAAGGTGTGGATGGATGAAAAATTGTTCACTCCACGTTGGGAGGGCCAGGCTGCCTATATTGTTCCTCCTATTAAAAATTTCCATAACGGACCAACGGGTATGACCTATAACCCAGGTACTGCTTTGGGTAAAGATTGGCTGAACAAATTCTTTTTAGTGGAATTTGTGGGTAACCCTGACCGTTCCAATATCTGGTCTTTTGACCTTACTCCCAAAGGGGCCTCTTTCGATTTAAAAACCGACACCAGTATTTTGAGTGGTGTTCTGCCAACGGGTATTCAATTTGGACCTGATGGAGCCATGTACCTTGCAGATTGGATTACGGGTTGGGGAACAAAGAACTACGGTCGTGTTTGGAAGTTAGATGTCAGCGATTCTAAAAACGACCTTGAAAAAGAGCGTCAGGAAACAAAACGCCTAATGACTTTGAACTATAAAAAGCAGTCCACGGAGGAATTGGTAAAATTACTTTCCTATGGCGACATGCGAATTAGAAAAAAAGCACAATTTCAGCTGGTTAAAAATGGTTCCAAAGGATATAAGGCTTTAAAAGAAGTATCCGCAAATAACGAAAGTCAGTTTGCTCGAATCCATGCCATTTGGGGTATTGGTCAGGTTGCCGATAAAGAAGCATCCAAAGCAGAACCCCTAGTTGCTCTATTAGCCGATAGCGACGCCGAGATAATTTCCCAGGCTGCTAAGGTTTTAGGCGATGTAAAATATACCGAAGCAGGTTCAAAATTGATTCCGCTTTTAAAGCATGACAATGCAAGAGTTAAGTTTTTTGCCGCCCAAGCATTGGGTAGATTTAAGATCGAAGTTGCGGTTCAGCCGTTATTGGACATGATTGTAGCGAACAATGATGAAGATGTTTATTTAAGACATGCCGCTGTATTGGCCCTGTCTCGAATTGGCAATACCGAGTCTATAACTACATTGGCCCACAACCCAAACAGAAGTCTTAGAATTGCCGCAGTGCTGGTTTTACGTAGACTTCAAGACCCTGCCGTTGCCGAATTCTTAAATGATGAGGATGAATATATTGTTACGGAAGCCGCAAGGGCCATTAATGATGATTGGTCTATTGAAGCCGCTTTACCTGCATTGGCCAATATGCTTACCGTAGAAAAATTTAACTCAGAGCCATTACTTCGTCGTGCTATAAATGCAGCGTTACGAGTTGGCGGAGATAAAGAATTGGAAAACCTTATTGCATTCGCAAAGGACAAAAATAGGTCTAACATACTACGGGGCGAAGCTCTTGCCACTATTGGTACTTGGGCAGAACCTTCCGTACTGGATCGTGTTGATGGGCGTTTTAGAGGGGAAATCAAAAGAGACCCAAATGTAGTTAAACAAAAAATAGAGAAAGACATTCCAAGTTTCATTGAAGATACGGATACGGATATCCTTATTGGTATTTCTAACACACTGGCCAATTTAGGAATAGACTCTCATAATGATGCGCTTTTTGCTGTAATGAAAAAACATAAGTCGGCTAAAGTCCGTTCTGAAATGCTGAAAGCCCTGGGGACGCTTAATTTTGATAAGATTGAAACTGCCATGCAGTATGGTATGAAAGATGGCGATAAAGATGTTCGTACTACGGCCATAAGTCTTATGCCTAAAATGGATATTTCAAAAGAGAATCTGCCGGGCATTGTTACTCCAATCTTCAAGAAAGGTTCGGTTCGTGAGCAACAACAGTTATTGAGTGTTTTAGGTGAATTGCCAATCGAAAAAAGTGGAGAGTTACTGGGAAGCTTAATTAAACAAGCTACTGCAGGCCGCTTGAATCAAAGTGTTATTCTAGATTTAATCGAAGCGGTTGAATCGACGGAAAATAAAGATTTAATAGCGCAACTTAAACCACTTAAAGAAAACGGAAACTCCGTAGAGGCTTTTAAAGAAACCTTAGTAGGCGGAAATTTCAGAGATGGTCGTAATGTATTCAATAAAAACCCAACGGCACAATGTACCCGGTGCCATGCGATTGGTAGCGCCGGTGGTGATGTAGGACCTTCTTTAGAGAACATAGGTAACATTCTTAGCCGCGAACAAATTCTAGAAGCGCTTATTGAGCCTAGCGCACGCTTAGCTCCTGGTTATGGAAGTGTTGTTCTTACTTTAAAAGATGGCTCTAAAGTAAGCGGTATACTAGAAGCTGAAACAGATGAGGAGATAACCCTAAAAACGGGAGAAGCAGAACCTTTGGACATTCATATTTCAAGAATAGAAAAACGCGAAAATATGCCTTCGGCTATGCCTCCAATGGGCCGTATGATATCCAAAAGAGAATTACGGAACTTAATAGAGTATCTTGCGAGTCTTAAAGAAGGTTAA
- a CDS encoding DinB family protein has protein sequence MKNSKPEVWLRGPLPNIPLLLQPAAHALLQSSEEVERYLLNFPKDQLWTKIAGHASVGFHLQHITGVLDRMITYAKSEPLSDLQFDYLSKEGQLNDGITTTELVKAFQHKVEEALSFFKTLDEDTLKETRTVGRKKLPSTTLGLLFHAAEHSQRHVGQLLVTISILTLSKD, from the coding sequence ATGAAAAACTCAAAACCCGAAGTCTGGCTCCGTGGCCCTCTTCCCAACATTCCTTTACTATTGCAACCTGCAGCACATGCTCTGTTGCAATCTTCGGAAGAAGTAGAACGTTACTTGTTGAATTTCCCAAAAGACCAATTATGGACAAAAATTGCAGGCCACGCTTCTGTAGGCTTCCATTTACAGCATATTACAGGTGTTCTTGATCGTATGATTACCTATGCCAAATCTGAGCCATTATCTGATTTACAATTTGATTATCTTTCTAAAGAAGGCCAACTTAATGATGGTATTACTACAACAGAGCTGGTAAAGGCATTTCAACACAAAGTAGAAGAGGCTTTATCTTTTTTCAAAACCCTTGACGAGGACACTTTAAAAGAAACCCGAACGGTAGGTAGGAAAAAACTACCGTCTACAACTTTAGGCCTTCTATTTCATGCAGCAGAACATAGTCAACGTCATGTAGGGCAATTATTAGTAACCATAAGCATCCTTACCCTTTCAAAAGATTAG
- a CDS encoding AAA family ATPase: protein MENNEIQNEDLNFNNRIPLEDLKNAVKDIKRELSKVIIGQENFIELLIVSLLVDGHVLIEGVPGIAKTVTAKLFAQTLKTDFSRIQFTPDLMPSDILGTSIFNVKTSEFEYKKGPIFSNIVLIDEINRAPAKTQAAMFETMEERQVTMDGTTYKMKAPFMVLATQNPIEQEGTYALPEAQLDRFLFKIKVDYPSVEEEILIIKTHHERKGAIAKELINGVLTPEQLVKYKANIQDVIVEEKIIKYIAEIISKTRNHPHLYLGGSPRASIATLNASKAYAAISGRDFVTPEDIKKTLVPILNHRVILTPEREMEGMTTESVIQMITESVEIPR, encoded by the coding sequence ATGGAAAATAATGAGATTCAAAATGAAGACCTCAACTTCAACAATCGTATTCCGTTAGAAGATTTAAAGAACGCCGTTAAGGATATAAAAAGAGAACTTTCTAAAGTTATTATTGGTCAAGAAAACTTTATTGAACTGCTTATTGTTTCCCTTTTAGTAGATGGGCATGTGCTTATTGAAGGCGTACCGGGCATTGCAAAAACAGTTACAGCAAAACTTTTTGCCCAAACCCTAAAGACGGATTTTAGTCGAATTCAATTCACTCCTGACCTTATGCCTAGCGATATTCTAGGAACCTCTATTTTCAATGTAAAAACGTCTGAGTTTGAGTATAAGAAAGGCCCCATTTTCTCAAACATTGTTTTAATTGATGAAATAAACAGAGCACCGGCAAAAACCCAAGCGGCCATGTTCGAAACCATGGAAGAACGTCAAGTCACCATGGATGGAACCACCTATAAAATGAAAGCGCCGTTTATGGTTTTGGCCACCCAGAACCCAATTGAACAAGAGGGCACTTACGCCCTGCCCGAAGCCCAGTTAGACCGGTTTCTATTCAAGATAAAGGTAGATTATCCTTCGGTAGAGGAAGAAATATTAATTATAAAAACGCATCACGAACGCAAAGGTGCCATAGCTAAAGAACTAATTAACGGCGTGCTAACCCCTGAACAATTAGTGAAGTATAAAGCCAATATTCAGGACGTGATAGTAGAAGAAAAGATAATAAAATATATTGCTGAGATTATTTCAAAAACAAGAAACCATCCGCATCTATATTTGGGAGGTTCACCAAGAGCTTCTATTGCCACCTTAAATGCGTCAAAAGCCTACGCAGCAATAAGCGGAAGAGATTTTGTAACCCCAGAAGACATTAAAAAAACACTTGTACCCATTCTTAACCACCGGGTAATTCTAACCCCGGAACGTGAGATGGAAGGCATGACCACAGAAAGTGTAATTCAAATGATAACAGAGTCGGTTGAAATACCGAGATAA
- a CDS encoding DUF58 domain-containing protein has product MQFLKSFYIHNVFFRYIAILSASFILSYWIPVLYPIAWLLSLLLIALFLFDTYLLYAANKGIIASRILPKKLSNSDLNPILIKFESHYAFITQVAIIDELPVQFQKRDFEHKASLSKGDKKEFSYTVRPIDRGEYVFGNLIVFASSPLKIVKRKFVFQKDQMVPVYPSIIQMQQYDFLAINNRLTEVGLKKIRRIGHTQEFEQIKEYVQGDDFRTVNWKATAKQNQLMVNQYQDERSQPIYSIIDTGRVMKMPFNELKLLDYAVNSALAFSNVALKRNDKTGMISFSKKIESFVPAVQKITHLNTILEKLYNINTEFTDADFGMLYAHIKRKVNQRSLLLLYTNFEHISALKRQLPFLSAISKKHVLVVIFFENTELDTLISKDAEDLQTIYHKTIAEKFTLEKRLMQKELQKYGIQTILTKPENLTMNTINKYLEIKARGLL; this is encoded by the coding sequence ATGCAGTTTCTAAAATCGTTCTACATACACAATGTTTTTTTTAGGTATATAGCTATACTTTCGGCCAGCTTTATCCTTAGCTACTGGATACCTGTACTCTACCCTATCGCTTGGCTTCTGAGTCTACTCTTAATTGCCCTGTTTTTGTTTGACACCTACCTTTTGTACGCAGCTAACAAAGGAATAATCGCTTCTAGAATTCTTCCTAAGAAATTGTCTAATAGCGACCTTAATCCTATTCTAATAAAGTTTGAAAGCCATTACGCATTTATAACACAAGTAGCGATTATAGATGAGCTTCCCGTTCAATTCCAAAAACGCGATTTTGAGCATAAAGCCAGTTTGTCAAAAGGCGATAAAAAAGAATTTAGTTATACCGTAAGGCCTATTGATCGCGGAGAATATGTTTTTGGTAATTTAATCGTTTTTGCATCATCGCCTTTAAAAATAGTAAAACGGAAATTTGTTTTTCAAAAAGACCAAATGGTACCGGTTTATCCTAGTATCATCCAAATGCAGCAATATGACTTTCTAGCCATAAATAACCGACTTACAGAAGTTGGATTAAAAAAAATACGCAGGATTGGGCACACTCAAGAATTTGAGCAGATAAAGGAATACGTACAAGGGGACGATTTTAGAACCGTTAATTGGAAAGCAACGGCCAAACAGAACCAATTGATGGTCAATCAATACCAAGATGAACGCTCGCAACCCATTTATTCCATTATTGATACTGGGCGAGTAATGAAAATGCCTTTCAATGAATTAAAATTGCTCGATTACGCAGTAAACTCTGCTTTGGCTTTTTCAAATGTTGCTTTAAAGCGAAATGATAAAACCGGAATGATTTCATTTTCAAAAAAAATAGAGTCGTTCGTGCCTGCCGTTCAAAAAATAACGCATTTAAATACCATTTTAGAAAAACTCTACAACATCAATACCGAATTTACTGATGCCGATTTCGGGATGCTTTACGCACATATAAAACGAAAGGTTAACCAAAGAAGTTTATTACTACTTTACACCAACTTTGAGCATATTTCAGCTTTAAAAAGGCAGCTTCCATTTTTGAGTGCTATTTCTAAAAAACATGTACTAGTTGTCATCTTCTTTGAAAACACAGAATTAGATACTTTGATTTCGAAAGATGCTGAAGATTTACAAACTATCTACCATAAGACCATCGCCGAAAAATTTACGTTAGAAAAGCGTCTGATGCAAAAAGAACTACAGAAATATGGCATTCAAACCATCTTGACGAAGCCAGAAAACCTCACCATGAATACCATCAATAAGTACCTAGAAATCAAAGCACGAGGACTTCTATAG
- the mnmA gene encoding tRNA 2-thiouridine(34) synthase MnmA, whose translation MKKVVVGLSGGVDSSVTAYLLKEQGYEVIGLFMKNWHDDSVTISEECPWLEDSNDALIVAEKLGIPFQTVDLSVQYKERIVDYMFAEYEKGRTPNPDVLCNREIKFDVFMDIALQLGADYVATGHYCRKGTIKNDDGTETYQLLAGVDGNKDQSYFLCQLSQEQLSKTLFPIGHLNKPEVRQIAADNNLITADKKDSQGLCFIGKVRLPEFLQQKLKPKKGVIVEVPSDVSQYQRELPQFESKQEELSFYSEKPVYQVEDGKVVGDHQGAHYFTKGQRKGLDVGGTKEPLFVIETDVNENVIYTGQGKLHPGLYRRTLFITDAELHWVRTDLALKEDETLEVMARIRYRQPLEKATIYKVEGGLYVDFEEKQSAIMEGQFAAWYIGDELIGSGVIS comes from the coding sequence ATGAAAAAAGTAGTTGTAGGCCTCTCAGGAGGAGTGGATTCAAGTGTAACCGCATACCTTTTAAAAGAACAAGGATATGAGGTAATCGGCTTGTTTATGAAGAATTGGCATGATGACTCGGTAACTATTTCAGAAGAATGCCCGTGGTTAGAGGATAGTAATGATGCTTTAATTGTTGCTGAAAAACTGGGTATTCCGTTTCAGACCGTAGATTTAAGTGTCCAATATAAAGAACGGATCGTAGATTACATGTTCGCCGAGTATGAGAAGGGCAGAACTCCTAATCCGGACGTGCTTTGTAATCGTGAGATCAAGTTTGATGTCTTTATGGATATAGCCCTGCAATTGGGAGCGGATTACGTAGCTACAGGACACTATTGTCGAAAAGGGACTATCAAGAATGATGACGGCACGGAAACCTATCAGCTTTTGGCAGGTGTGGATGGCAACAAAGACCAATCCTATTTTCTTTGTCAGCTTTCACAGGAGCAATTATCAAAAACTCTATTTCCCATAGGTCATTTAAATAAGCCTGAAGTACGGCAGATTGCTGCAGATAATAATTTAATTACTGCCGATAAAAAGGATTCTCAGGGACTTTGCTTTATTGGAAAAGTACGTTTGCCTGAATTTCTTCAGCAAAAATTAAAACCTAAAAAGGGTGTAATTGTTGAGGTGCCTTCTGATGTTTCTCAATATCAAAGAGAATTACCTCAATTTGAGAGCAAACAAGAAGAGTTATCTTTTTATTCAGAGAAGCCTGTATATCAAGTTGAAGATGGAAAAGTTGTGGGTGACCACCAAGGAGCGCATTATTTTACTAAAGGACAACGAAAAGGACTGGATGTAGGAGGAACAAAAGAGCCATTGTTCGTTATTGAAACTGATGTAAATGAGAATGTAATTTACACCGGTCAGGGTAAATTACATCCCGGTTTGTACCGTAGAACATTGTTCATTACGGATGCGGAACTACATTGGGTACGAACCGATTTAGCTTTAAAAGAAGATGAAACGTTGGAGGTAATGGCGCGTATTAGATATCGCCAACCGCTGGAAAAAGCTACTATATATAAAGTAGAAGGTGGTTTGTATGTAGATTTTGAAGAAAAACAATCTGCGATTATGGAAGGCCAGTTTGCGGCTTGGTACATAGGTGACGAGCTTATTGGCTCCGGTGTAATTTCGTAG
- a CDS encoding DUF3500 domain-containing protein, which produces MRLKTIFFFVTSFCVFATGQAQELHELAQTFLNSLDSNLLEKAQFKLNDDERYNFNYVPIERKGPSFNDFSPHQKEAATNLLKASLSQDGFNKASEIMALENVLIVLENNEKKMPDGTPMRDALNYHFTIFGKPAKGEFWGWRFEGHHVSLNFVASEGTLVSSTPTFMGSNPGIVPSGKLEGKQVLKKETEIGFELLYSLSKEQLTHALFSDKAPFEIFTRNNRTATNLEPKGILFSDLSEEQKIIFQKLLNLYLDNYEAKFSEALKTKIEQADINKLSFAWAGSLKPGKGHYYRIQGPTLLIEYDNTQNNANHVHTVVRDLTNDFGEDILKQHYDHSH; this is translated from the coding sequence ATGAGATTAAAAACCATATTTTTCTTTGTTACCTCTTTCTGTGTTTTCGCTACAGGGCAAGCACAAGAACTGCACGAATTGGCCCAAACTTTTCTAAATAGTCTAGATAGTAATCTCCTAGAAAAAGCGCAATTCAAACTCAATGATGACGAACGCTACAATTTTAACTATGTACCCATAGAGCGTAAAGGGCCTAGTTTTAATGATTTTAGCCCTCATCAAAAAGAAGCCGCCACCAATTTATTAAAAGCTTCATTAAGCCAAGATGGTTTTAACAAAGCATCTGAAATCATGGCGCTGGAAAACGTGCTAATTGTTCTAGAAAATAATGAAAAGAAAATGCCAGACGGCACTCCCATGCGAGATGCCCTGAACTACCATTTTACTATTTTTGGAAAACCAGCCAAAGGAGAATTTTGGGGTTGGCGGTTTGAAGGTCATCATGTATCCTTAAATTTTGTTGCTTCAGAAGGAACCCTAGTGTCTAGTACACCAACTTTTATGGGCTCCAATCCTGGTATAGTTCCCAGCGGCAAATTAGAAGGGAAACAGGTCCTTAAAAAAGAGACCGAAATAGGTTTTGAACTCCTCTACTCCCTTTCAAAAGAACAATTAACCCATGCCTTATTTTCTGATAAAGCTCCTTTTGAAATATTCACTCGTAACAATAGAACCGCAACTAACTTAGAACCCAAAGGAATTCTATTTTCCGACTTATCTGAAGAACAAAAAATTATTTTTCAAAAACTCCTAAACCTCTACTTAGACAATTACGAAGCTAAATTCTCCGAAGCTCTGAAGACCAAAATAGAGCAAGCAGATATAAACAAGCTCTCCTTTGCTTGGGCAGGGAGTTTAAAGCCTGGAAAAGGTCATTATTATCGCATTCAGGGGCCAACCCTTCTAATTGAATATGACAACACTCAAAACAACGCAAACCACGTACACACCGTAGTACGTGATTTAACCAATGATTTTGGAGAGGATATTTTAAAACAACATTACGACCACAGTCATTAA
- a CDS encoding putative signal transducing protein yields the protein MKSNYAKIYSGNRFTAQRIEEKLLEIGIVTIMKDESESARLAGFAANINGELEVHVQKEEEEKAMIIVRAISAQQKD from the coding sequence ATGAAATCTAACTACGCAAAAATATACTCCGGAAATCGTTTTACAGCCCAACGAATAGAGGAAAAACTACTTGAAATAGGTATTGTCACGATTATGAAAGATGAATCCGAATCTGCCCGCTTAGCTGGTTTTGCTGCTAATATTAACGGTGAGCTTGAGGTTCACGTTCAAAAAGAAGAGGAAGAAAAGGCTATGATTATTGTAAGGGCAATATCTGCCCAACAAAAAGATTAG
- a CDS encoding NAD(P)H-dependent flavin oxidoreductase has translation MQNRITELFGIKYPIIQAGMIWTSGWRLASAVSNAGGLGLIGAGSMYPQVLREHIQKCQQATDKPFGVNVPMLYPDLDKLMEIIIDLGVKIVFTSAGNPKTWTSYLQEKGITVVHVVSSLKFALKSQEAGVDAIVAEGFEAGGHNGRDETTTLTLIPAVKEKIDIPIIAAGGIATGTTMLATMILGADGVQVGSRFVASDEASSHLLFKQKVIEVGEGDTQLTLKELAPVRLIKNKFYKDVQQAYANGATKEELISLLGRARAKKGIFEGDMEEGELEIGQVASLIHEIKPAETIINDMMAEFEMAKKAVASL, from the coding sequence ATGCAAAATAGAATTACAGAACTCTTTGGAATAAAATACCCAATTATACAAGCGGGTATGATATGGACCAGTGGCTGGCGTCTGGCTTCCGCCGTATCCAATGCAGGAGGTTTGGGGCTAATAGGTGCCGGTAGTATGTATCCGCAGGTTTTGCGCGAGCATATTCAAAAGTGTCAACAGGCCACGGATAAACCTTTTGGAGTAAACGTTCCTATGCTTTATCCTGATTTGGACAAGCTCATGGAAATCATTATTGACCTTGGGGTTAAAATTGTGTTTACCTCCGCTGGAAACCCAAAAACATGGACTTCTTATTTGCAAGAAAAAGGGATTACCGTAGTTCACGTGGTCAGTAGTTTAAAGTTTGCTTTAAAATCCCAGGAGGCTGGAGTAGATGCTATTGTAGCCGAAGGTTTTGAAGCTGGAGGTCATAACGGAAGGGACGAAACCACTACGCTAACTTTAATACCTGCAGTAAAAGAAAAAATAGACATTCCCATAATTGCCGCAGGCGGAATTGCTACTGGTACTACAATGCTCGCTACAATGATTTTAGGTGCTGATGGAGTACAAGTGGGCAGTCGTTTTGTGGCTAGTGATGAAGCATCGTCTCATCTATTATTTAAACAAAAAGTAATAGAAGTAGGTGAAGGAGATACCCAACTTACATTAAAAGAACTGGCGCCAGTGCGGCTCATAAAGAATAAATTCTATAAAGATGTTCAGCAGGCGTATGCCAATGGAGCTACCAAAGAAGAATTGATTTCTCTTTTAGGAAGAGCACGTGCTAAAAAAGGGATTTTTGAAGGTGATATGGAAGAAGGTGAGTTAGAAATTGGTCAAGTAGCGTCACTTATTCATGAAATAAAACCTGCAGAAACTATTATAAATGATATGATGGCCGAGTTTGAAATGGCTAAAAAAGCAGTTGCTTCTTTGTAA